A window from Dama dama isolate Ldn47 chromosome 11, ASM3311817v1, whole genome shotgun sequence encodes these proteins:
- the ANXA4 gene encoding annexin A4 — protein MAAKGGTVKAASGFNAAEDAQTLRKAMKGLGTDEDAIINVLAYRSTAQRQEIRTAYKTTIGRDLMDDLKSELSGNFEQVILGMMTPTVLYDVHELRKAMKGAGTDEGCLIEILASRTPEEIRRINQTYQLQYGRSLEDDIRSDTSFMFQRVLVSLSAGGRDESNYLDDALVRQDAQDLYEAGEKKWGTDEVKFLTILCSRNRNHLLHVFDEYKRIAQKDVEQSIKSETSGSFEDALLAIVKCMRNKSAYFAERLYKSMKGLGTDDDTLIRVMVSRAEIDMLDIRANFKRLYGKSLYSFIKGDTSGDYRKVLLILCGGDD, from the exons GCAGCCAAGGGAGGCACTGTCAAAGCCGCTTCAGGCTTCAACGCCGCCGAAGATGCCCAGACCCTGAGGAAGGCCATGAAAGGGCTCG GCACAGATGAAGATGCCATCATCAACGTCCTGGCCTATCGCAGCACGGCCCAGCGCCAGGAAATCCGGACAGCCTACAAGACCACCATCGGCAGG GACCTGATGGACGACCTGAAGTCGGAGCTGAGTGGCAACTTCGAGCAGGTGATCCTGGGGATGATGACGCCCACGGTGCTGTACGATGTGCACGAGCTGCGAAAGGCGATGAAG GGAGCTGGCACGGATGAGGGCTGCTTGATTGAGATCCTGGCCTCCCGGACGCCTGAGGAGATCCGGCGCATAAACCAGACCTACCAGCTGC AATATGGGCGCAGCCTTGAAGATGATATTCGCTCTGACACGTCATTCATGTTCCAGCGCGTGCTGGTGTCTCTGTCTGCC GGAGGCAGGGATGAAAGCAATTATCTGGATGATGCTCTCGTGAGACAGGATGCCCAG GACCTGTATGAGGCTGGAGAGAAGAAATGGGGGACAGATGAGGTGAAATTTCTAACTATTCTCTGTTCTCGGAATCGAAATCATCTGTTGCATG TGTTTGATGAATACAAAAGGATAGCACAAAAGGATGTTGAACAGAGTATTAAATCTGAAACATCTGGCAGCTTTGAAGATGCTCTGCTGGCCATAG TAAAGTGCATGAGGAACAAATCTGCATATTTTGCTGAAAGGCTTTATAAATCCATGAAG GGCTTGGGCACCGATGACGACACCCTTATCAGAGTGATGGTTTCTCGAGCGGAGATTGACATGTTGGACATCCGGGCAAACTTCAAGAGGCTCTATGGAAAGTCTCTATACTCCTTCATCAAG GGTGACACATCCGGAGACTACAGGAAGGTGCTGCTCATTCTCTGTGGAGgagatgattaa